One Thiocapsa rosea genomic window carries:
- a CDS encoding SIR2 family NAD-dependent protein deacylase has translation MPPTTHEIEPFPPELMARLRTCRHLLVLTGAGVSQESGIPTFRDALSGLWDRFDPAQLATSDAFDADPALVWGWYAWRRSQVLRCEPNPAHWAIAALADRVPRLTLVTQNVDGLHQRAGSPDVLELHGSLHRPYCRDCGYPHAPSPSDPPCDVALEGAPLPPPRCEQCNGPIRPGVVWFGEALPRDVWNAAETAANTCDLVLVVGTSALVYPAAELPLTALARGTAVVQINPDRTDLDDLATFRLRGTAARILPELVQQGWPEVV, from the coding sequence ATGCCACCGACAACCCATGAGATCGAACCTTTCCCGCCGGAGCTTATGGCGCGTCTGCGCACCTGTCGCCATCTGCTGGTGCTCACCGGCGCCGGGGTCTCGCAGGAAAGCGGTATCCCCACCTTCCGCGATGCCTTGAGCGGCCTGTGGGATCGCTTCGACCCGGCGCAGTTGGCCACGTCGGATGCATTCGACGCGGATCCCGCGCTGGTCTGGGGCTGGTACGCCTGGCGCCGATCGCAGGTGCTGCGCTGCGAACCCAACCCGGCACACTGGGCGATCGCTGCTCTGGCGGATCGAGTACCTCGCCTGACCCTGGTCACCCAGAATGTCGACGGTCTGCATCAGCGGGCCGGCAGTCCGGATGTGCTGGAGCTGCACGGCAGTCTGCATCGTCCTTACTGCCGGGATTGCGGGTATCCACATGCCCCGTCCCCGTCCGACCCGCCGTGTGATGTTGCGCTCGAAGGCGCCCCGCTCCCGCCGCCGCGCTGCGAACAATGCAATGGACCGATCCGCCCTGGGGTCGTCTGGTTCGGCGAGGCCCTCCCCCGCGACGTTTGGAATGCCGCCGAGACCGCCGCCAACACCTGTGATCTGGTGCTGGTCGTCGGGACCTCCGCATTGGTCTATCCGGCCGCCGAGCTGCCTTTGACGGCTCTCGCCCGAGGTACTGCCGTGGTTCAGATCAATCCGGACAGGACGGATCTCGACGACCTCGCGACGTTTCGGCTCAGGGGAACCGCCGCTCGGATCCTGCCCGAGTTGGTGCAGCAGGGCTGGCCGGAGGTGGTCTGA
- a CDS encoding helix-turn-helix domain-containing protein yields MAKQYRSDAMASIHETMEALHEVGAIGKQTMREFDDVCLTPVEPLSPEAIRALREREHLSQPVFARYLNVSKNLVSDWERGVKRPGGPALRLLTVIEKKGIQAIA; encoded by the coding sequence ATGGCGAAACAGTATCGTAGCGACGCGATGGCCTCGATCCACGAAACCATGGAAGCCCTCCATGAGGTGGGCGCCATCGGCAAGCAGACCATGCGCGAGTTCGATGACGTTTGCCTGACGCCGGTCGAACCCCTCTCTCCCGAGGCCATCCGCGCCCTGCGCGAGCGCGAGCATCTTTCTCAGCCGGTCTTTGCCCGTTACCTCAATGTCAGCAAAAACTTGGTCTCGGACTGGGAGCGAGGGGTCAAGCGTCCCGGCGGACCAGCGCTTCGGCTCCTGACCGTCATCGAGAAGAAGGGGATTCAGGCCATCGCGTGA
- a CDS encoding 3'-5' exonuclease, with translation MRTVYLDLETTGLNRAHDEIIEIGLLADSGAVLLDSLVQPARLTAWPEAEQINGIAPAAVTDAPRLAELRPRLIEAIAGARVVIYNASFDSGFLGSDLLSGAGEVVCAMLAFARAFGVWDDRRDTWRWQRLAKAAAHVGYVWPGNAHRAIHDCMATRAVWHWTIAQATPTQTMSTAPHVQQPER, from the coding sequence ATGCGCACCGTCTATCTGGATCTCGAGACCACCGGCCTGAACCGGGCACACGACGAGATTATCGAGATCGGCTTGCTCGCCGACTCGGGTGCGGTCCTGCTAGACAGCCTGGTGCAGCCGGCGCGGCTGACCGCTTGGCCGGAGGCCGAACAGATCAACGGCATCGCCCCAGCCGCCGTCACCGACGCACCACGCCTAGCCGAGCTGCGCCCACGTCTTATCGAGGCGATCGCAGGAGCGCGCGTGGTGATCTACAACGCGTCCTTCGACAGCGGATTTCTGGGATCGGACCTGCTGAGCGGTGCGGGCGAGGTGGTCTGCGCCATGCTCGCCTTCGCCCGCGCCTTTGGCGTCTGGGACGACCGCCGCGACACCTGGCGCTGGCAGCGCCTCGCCAAGGCCGCCGCCCATGTCGGCTACGTCTGGCCCGGCAATGCCCACCGCGCCATCCATGACTGCATGGCAACCCGTGCCGTCTGGCACTGGACTATCGCCCAAGCCACCCCGACCCAGACCATGTCAACCGCACCACACGTGCAACAACCGGAGCGCTGA
- a CDS encoding 3'-5' exonuclease: MRTRYLNLRASGPNPDRDEILEIALLDDAGAILLDSFVHPRLPTIWPDVWRVARIAPEDVAKAPLIDELHPIIIEAVWDARVVIYNAADHAPLLHEVLAHAAEVRCAMQAYASAADEYAVPQDTVQCPPLGVAAAHVGHVWTDRPHRALAACRATRAVWHWTNAQAAPNQITPAAPHAHRPEG, from the coding sequence ATGCGCACCCGTTATCTGAACCTCCGGGCCAGCGGCCCGAATCCCGATCGCGACGAGATCCTGGAGATCGCGCTCCTCGACGACGCGGGCGCGATCCTGCTCGACAGCTTTGTGCATCCGCGCCTTCCGACGATCTGGCCCGACGTCTGGCGGGTCGCCCGGATTGCTCCCGAGGACGTGGCCAAAGCCCCGCTCATCGACGAACTACACCCAATCATCATCGAGGCCGTGTGGGATGCGCGGGTGGTGATCTACAACGCCGCCGACCACGCTCCCTTGTTGCACGAAGTACTCGCGCATGCCGCCGAGGTCCGGTGCGCCATGCAGGCCTACGCCTCGGCCGCGGACGAGTATGCGGTTCCGCAGGACACCGTGCAGTGCCCCCCGCTCGGCGTGGCCGCAGCACACGTCGGCCACGTCTGGACCGACCGGCCTCACCGCGCCCTCGCGGCCTGTCGGGCGACTCGTGCAGTCTGGCACTGGACCAACGCCCAAGCCGCCCCGAACCAGATCACGCCCGCAGCACCGCACGCGCATCGACCGGAAGGCTGA
- a CDS encoding tyrosine-type recombinase/integrase, giving the protein MSATPNPISPLRQRMLEDMRMRKLGEKTQAGYLRAVRDFNVFLERSPANATAEDVRRYQLHLADRGVSAISINAALTGLRFFFDITLDRVAVMAKVAHVHQPRTLPVILSVEEVTRLLEAAPGLKYRAALSVAYGAGLRASEVVSLKVGDIDSERMSIRVEQGKGHRDRYAMLSPTLLEVLRAWWREGHARGRMLPGGWLFPGQNPVDPMSTRQLNRACHAAADEAGITKRVSLHTLRHSFATHLLEQKVDIRVIQVLLGHRKLENTALYSQVATRTLREVTGPLERLGGGNPAPA; this is encoded by the coding sequence ATGTCCGCCACACCGAATCCCATCAGCCCGTTGCGTCAGCGCATGCTCGAAGACATGCGCATGCGCAAGCTCGGCGAGAAGACGCAGGCCGGATATCTGCGAGCCGTGCGTGACTTCAACGTCTTTCTCGAGCGCTCCCCGGCGAACGCCACGGCGGAGGACGTGCGTCGCTACCAGCTGCACCTGGCCGACCGGGGGGTTTCGGCGATCTCGATCAACGCCGCCTTGACGGGTCTGCGGTTCTTCTTCGACATCACGCTCGATCGCGTCGCGGTGATGGCGAAGGTGGCGCATGTCCACCAGCCACGCACGCTGCCGGTGATTCTCAGCGTCGAGGAGGTCACCCGGTTGCTGGAGGCGGCGCCGGGGCTGAAGTACCGCGCGGCCCTCTCGGTCGCCTATGGCGCAGGGCTGCGTGCCTCGGAGGTGGTGTCGCTGAAGGTCGGCGACATCGACAGCGAGCGCATGAGCATCCGGGTGGAGCAAGGCAAGGGGCACCGGGATCGCTATGCGATGCTCTCCCCGACCTTGTTGGAGGTATTGCGGGCATGGTGGCGCGAAGGACATGCTCGGGGCAGGATGCTGCCGGGCGGATGGCTGTTCCCGGGGCAAAACCCGGTGGATCCGATGTCGACCCGTCAGCTCAATCGGGCCTGTCATGCCGCGGCCGACGAGGCGGGGATCACCAAGCGGGTCTCTCTGCACACGCTCAGGCACAGCTTCGCGACGCATCTGCTGGAGCAGAAGGTCGACATCCGGGTGATCCAGGTCCTGCTCGGGCACCGCAAGCTCGAGAACACCGCGCTCTACAGCCAGGTGGCGACCCGCACCTTGCGCGAGGTCACCGGTCCGCTGGAGCGCTTGGGCGGGGGCAACCCGGCGCCCGCCTGA
- a CDS encoding CopG family transcriptional regulator, with protein sequence MGQVTIYLDDETETRMKEAAKASGVAVSRWVAELVREKTATEWPEAVCQLAGAWPDFPDAETLRRAQGQDVAREPF encoded by the coding sequence ATGGGCCAAGTGACGATCTATCTCGATGACGAGACCGAAACGCGGATGAAAGAGGCAGCCAAGGCCAGCGGCGTCGCTGTCAGCCGCTGGGTTGCGGAGCTGGTCCGGGAGAAGACCGCAACCGAATGGCCCGAGGCAGTCTGCCAACTGGCCGGGGCTTGGCCGGACTTTCCGGACGCGGAAACGTTGCGACGTGCCCAAGGCCAAGACGTCGCACGCGAACCGTTCTGA
- a CDS encoding replication initiation protein: MMHQLAQQHRNEQLLKPTATIHVGNRLSLIERKVFNAIIWHSQNQRSAKPANYMSVDLLMSLIGLERSKNTEVIMDALERLTTTPIVWNTLKKDRTADWGVCTFLAGAEMNGGRLRYVLNPLLVEKVEHPTLFAKIQLLVQTRFSSKYSLALYEFLIDEMCRNGNPKTHVFQVSLDTLRHVLQFDGIYKHLNSDVLKPCVKEINKHSDISLVYSGVKKGRAVAALLLTIERKAVQLALTDLVTVETSDDPLNQLELMNDPLEQMLVTRGVGKRKAKALVETYDETRIRENIAHVEREYQAGKVKVLSAYLIRAIEEDYRPKVKSAALPERSEMSEREAAEKAREELLTDWNRYRERRVRERFAVLSSAEQEAHRSAFVERLDHTSSILKKQFKKDGFASRMVDAQFFSELHERLLESPEELDLDAYRASLMDIAEVVAARAQG, translated from the coding sequence ATGATGCACCAGCTTGCTCAACAGCATAGAAACGAACAACTGCTCAAGCCCACGGCCACGATTCATGTGGGCAACCGGCTATCGTTGATCGAGCGCAAGGTCTTCAACGCGATCATTTGGCACTCCCAGAACCAGCGTTCCGCCAAGCCTGCGAATTACATGTCCGTTGATTTGTTGATGTCCCTCATCGGTCTGGAGCGCAGCAAGAACACGGAAGTGATCATGGATGCGCTGGAGCGTCTGACCACCACTCCGATCGTCTGGAACACCCTCAAGAAGGATCGCACGGCTGACTGGGGGGTCTGCACTTTCCTCGCCGGCGCAGAAATGAATGGTGGGCGCTTACGTTATGTCTTGAATCCGCTTCTGGTCGAGAAAGTGGAGCATCCGACCTTGTTCGCCAAGATCCAGCTCCTGGTGCAAACTCGGTTCTCGAGTAAATACTCGCTCGCGCTCTACGAGTTCTTAATCGACGAAATGTGCCGGAACGGCAATCCCAAGACGCATGTGTTCCAAGTGTCATTGGACACGCTGCGGCATGTTCTCCAGTTCGATGGCATCTACAAGCACCTGAACAGCGACGTTCTCAAGCCATGCGTGAAGGAGATCAACAAGCACTCGGATATCTCCCTGGTCTACAGCGGAGTCAAGAAAGGTCGTGCCGTGGCAGCCTTGCTCCTGACGATCGAGCGCAAAGCCGTGCAACTTGCGCTAACCGATCTGGTAACGGTCGAAACCTCCGACGATCCGCTAAACCAGCTGGAACTGATGAATGATCCGCTGGAGCAGATGCTGGTGACTCGGGGTGTCGGCAAGCGCAAGGCGAAGGCGCTGGTTGAGACCTACGACGAGACGCGTATCCGCGAGAACATCGCGCATGTCGAGCGTGAGTATCAAGCCGGCAAGGTCAAGGTTCTCTCAGCCTATCTGATTCGGGCAATCGAGGAGGATTACCGGCCGAAGGTAAAATCCGCGGCGCTCCCGGAACGCTCGGAAATGAGCGAGCGCGAGGCTGCCGAGAAGGCTCGCGAAGAACTCCTGACCGACTGGAACCGCTATCGCGAGCGCAGGGTTCGCGAGCGTTTCGCCGTCCTGTCCTCTGCGGAACAGGAGGCGCATCGCAGCGCGTTCGTCGAACGGCTGGACCACACCAGCTCGATCCTCAAAAAGCAATTCAAGAAAGACGGTTTTGCGAGCCGTATGGTGGATGCACAGTTCTTCTCCGAGCTTCACGAGCGGCTGCTGGAAAGCCCGGAAGAGCTGGATCTAGACGCCTATCGCGCGAGCCTCATGGATATCGCCGAGGTGGTGGCCGCCAGGGCGCAGGGCTGA
- a CDS encoding type II toxin-antitoxin system RelE/ParE family toxin, which translates to MRIFKNAWFERFARKQKIPDGMLREAVLRAEQGLIDADLGSGVIKQRVARPGQGRSGGYRTLILYRRRHRAFFVYGFAKNQQADISDEEEAAFKKAARHVLELTDEQLTALIQNGQFSEVKHDGETVS; encoded by the coding sequence GTGAGGATCTTCAAGAATGCTTGGTTCGAGCGCTTCGCGCGCAAGCAGAAGATCCCGGACGGGATGTTACGCGAAGCCGTCCTCCGAGCGGAGCAGGGTCTAATCGATGCCGATCTCGGCAGCGGGGTCATTAAACAGCGTGTGGCGCGCCCCGGGCAAGGTCGCTCTGGAGGCTACCGGACCCTGATCTTGTACCGCCGGAGGCATCGTGCTTTTTTCGTCTATGGATTCGCCAAGAACCAGCAGGCCGACATCAGCGACGAGGAAGAAGCAGCGTTCAAGAAGGCCGCACGGCACGTCCTCGAACTGACGGACGAGCAGCTCACTGCGCTGATCCAGAACGGGCAATTCTCGGAGGTTAAACACGATGGCGAAACAGTATCGTAG
- a CDS encoding chlororespiratory reduction 6 domain-containing protein has product MSTRSPKYPLARLSPAKDDILIITITRDSVMTCDIAPMQEKLTTLSSTREAAVKWEGTVTFAFEGWDNDPRETAEIPEIRAYFAALTEAWPYWLHFAEKVGDTIPHVLRLLCRGRFERLRPDLIGWQFEGFDDIKRLLSRLYCDQNTLYDRLALPEEINERIAQEVAQLIESVFQ; this is encoded by the coding sequence GTGTCCACACGCTCACCGAAATACCCGCTGGCCCGCCTCTCGCCCGCCAAGGACGACATCCTGATCATCACCATCACCCGCGATTCGGTGATGACCTGCGACATCGCGCCCATGCAGGAGAAGTTGACCACCCTCTCGTCCACCCGCGAGGCCGCGGTCAAATGGGAGGGCACGGTGACCTTCGCCTTCGAGGGCTGGGACAACGATCCGCGCGAGACCGCCGAGATCCCCGAGATCCGTGCCTATTTCGCCGCGCTCACCGAGGCATGGCCCTACTGGCTGCACTTCGCGGAGAAGGTCGGCGACACCATCCCGCATGTGCTGCGTCTGCTTTGCCGAGGCCGGTTCGAGCGCCTGCGGCCGGACCTGATCGGCTGGCAGTTCGAGGGTTTCGACGACATCAAGCGCCTGCTCTCGCGCCTGTACTGCGACCAGAACACGTTGTACGACCGGCTCGCGTTACCGGAGGAGATCAACGAACGGATCGCGCAGGAAGTCGCGCAGTTGATCGAGAGTGTCTTCCAGTGA
- a CDS encoding DUF6946 family protein gives MSIAKAGQPITSLADWEQHAPPKSPRHWVDGRSAKEVARAWLEGGGITMPQEVRAVLSGHPRFDDVLSWDAEPEARLRFDAFPGEPRNSDLLVIADDSFGPFLLAVEAKADETYGDTLADVLAAALEKRIENPRSNRIARIEGLATLLLKPRSGGQPKAGDLRYQLFTACAGALAETHRRRAGRAVMLVHEFITPATTDVKHARNAFDLRSFLSRLSGCTDMLVHDRGLQGPFVFSRYPGVELFVGKVSRNLR, from the coding sequence ATGTCCATCGCGAAAGCCGGTCAGCCCATTACATCGCTCGCAGACTGGGAGCAACACGCACCGCCGAAGTCACCCCGACACTGGGTCGATGGCCGGAGTGCTAAAGAGGTTGCGCGGGCGTGGCTCGAGGGCGGCGGAATCACCATGCCGCAAGAGGTTCGGGCGGTTCTGTCCGGCCACCCGCGTTTCGACGACGTGCTGTCGTGGGACGCAGAACCGGAAGCAAGGCTTCGCTTCGACGCCTTTCCCGGCGAACCTCGCAACAGTGATCTCCTCGTCATCGCCGATGATTCGTTCGGCCCTTTTCTGCTGGCGGTTGAAGCCAAGGCCGACGAGACCTACGGCGACACTCTCGCCGATGTGCTCGCCGCCGCTTTGGAGAAGCGCATCGAGAATCCGAGGTCCAACCGCATCGCCAGGATCGAAGGGTTGGCGACGCTGCTCCTGAAGCCACGGAGTGGCGGTCAGCCCAAGGCCGGGGATCTGCGATATCAGTTGTTCACGGCGTGTGCAGGCGCGCTGGCCGAGACACATCGACGTCGGGCTGGGCGAGCCGTCATGCTCGTGCACGAGTTCATCACGCCCGCCACAACCGACGTTAAACACGCGCGAAATGCATTCGATCTCCGGTCGTTCCTGTCTCGGCTGTCGGGTTGCACCGACATGCTTGTTCACGACAGGGGGCTTCAAGGCCCGTTTGTATTCTCCCGGTATCCCGGCGTTGAGTTGTTTGTGGGAAAGGTCTCGCGAAATCTCAGATGA
- a CDS encoding nucleoside deaminase yields MAIDVGGPSELTAGNRGDAAGSSVHVRFMRRAIALARRGSTAGDGGPFGAVIVRDGRIIGEGWNRVIATRDPTAHGEMVAIRDACRRIGNISLEGSVLYTSGQPCPMCLGAIYWARIERVFYGFSIQDAAGIGFDDHFIHEQLARPPEQRAIPEIPLLRAEALEILEAFAADPGRVRY; encoded by the coding sequence ATGGCGATTGATGTGGGTGGACCGTCCGAGCTTACGGCTGGAAACCGCGGGGATGCCGCGGGGTCATCCGTTCACGTGCGCTTCATGCGGCGCGCCATCGCGCTGGCCCGTCGGGGTTCGACAGCAGGCGACGGCGGGCCTTTCGGTGCCGTGATCGTGCGTGACGGGCGCATCATCGGGGAGGGCTGGAATCGGGTCATCGCCACCCGGGATCCAACCGCGCATGGCGAGATGGTCGCGATCCGCGATGCGTGCAGGCGGATCGGGAACATCAGCCTGGAGGGGAGCGTGCTCTACACCAGCGGCCAGCCCTGTCCGATGTGCCTCGGTGCGATCTACTGGGCGCGGATCGAGCGCGTGTTCTACGGGTTCAGCATCCAGGATGCGGCCGGCATCGGCTTCGATGACCATTTCATCCATGAGCAGCTGGCAAGGCCGCCGGAGCAGCGTGCGATCCCCGAGATTCCGCTGCTGCGGGCGGAGGCACTCGAAATCCTCGAAGCCTTCGCCGCCGATCCGGGGCGGGTGCGTTACTGA
- a CDS encoding type II toxin-antitoxin system VapC family toxin — translation MMYLLDTNTLIYFFKGQGHVAGRLLSVPPTDLGISAIVLHELETGIAKSTHPDKRRRQLEALVNTAVFFPFAKAEARAAALIRRDLEEAGTPIGTLDTLIAATAVANRATLVTHNTREFSRIPDLALDDWF, via the coding sequence CTGATGTATCTGCTCGATACCAATACGCTGATCTACTTTTTCAAAGGCCAGGGACACGTCGCCGGACGCCTGTTGTCCGTCCCACCCACGGATCTGGGAATCTCCGCGATCGTGCTGCATGAGTTGGAGACCGGGATCGCCAAATCGACGCATCCCGACAAGCGCCGCCGGCAACTCGAGGCGCTGGTCAACACAGCCGTATTCTTCCCGTTCGCAAAAGCAGAAGCCCGCGCCGCCGCCTTGATCCGACGTGATCTGGAAGAGGCGGGCACACCGATCGGCACGCTGGATACCCTCATCGCCGCCACGGCCGTCGCCAACCGCGCGACCTTGGTCACGCACAACACGCGGGAGTTCTCGCGCATCCCGGATCTGGCGCTCGATGACTGGTTTTAG
- a CDS encoding DNA-binding protein: MGRPGITSEQVHEAADALVSEGMSPTVVSIRTRLGGGSPNNISKWLSQWREARTELDRSASPPMPTSVETAMRGVWVAAWKAAQEQLDGEREAMASARKEIERERAEMLAEINRLDGELEAAKTEIQQVHETLDAERSAHEGTRAEVKEARAVASERKARIEQQTIELQEAQRQAAEVTAQAGRAQALAIERDRALEALEDERTARTEGERKLADLRVEVATLTERAARTDELLALVETLQRGQPQGRS; encoded by the coding sequence ATGGGACGTCCCGGTATCACCTCCGAGCAGGTCCACGAAGCCGCCGACGCGCTGGTCTCGGAAGGCATGTCACCCACCGTGGTGAGCATCCGCACGCGACTCGGCGGCGGTAGTCCAAACAACATCTCGAAATGGTTGAGCCAATGGCGCGAGGCACGGACCGAGCTGGATCGCTCGGCCTCACCGCCCATGCCGACGTCCGTCGAGACGGCGATGCGCGGGGTCTGGGTCGCCGCCTGGAAGGCCGCGCAGGAACAGTTGGATGGGGAGCGCGAGGCGATGGCGAGCGCCCGCAAGGAGATCGAGCGCGAGCGCGCCGAGATGCTCGCCGAGATCAACCGCCTAGACGGCGAGCTCGAGGCGGCCAAGACAGAGATCCAGCAGGTTCACGAAACGCTCGACGCCGAGCGGAGCGCGCACGAGGGCACGCGAGCCGAGGTGAAGGAGGCCCGCGCCGTCGCCAGCGAACGCAAGGCACGCATCGAGCAGCAGACGATCGAGCTGCAGGAAGCCCAGCGCCAAGCCGCGGAAGTGACGGCTCAGGCCGGCCGGGCGCAGGCGCTCGCGATCGAGCGCGACCGCGCCTTAGAGGCTTTGGAGGACGAGCGGACGGCGCGCACGGAGGGAGAGCGGAAACTCGCGGACCTGCGTGTGGAGGTCGCCACCCTCACCGAGCGCGCCGCCCGGACAGACGAGCTGCTGGCGCTCGTCGAGACGCTGCAACGCGGACAACCACAGGGGAGAAGCTGA
- the recD2 gene encoding SF1B family DNA helicase RecD2 codes for MQSPSPSPHERLAGAVERVTFHSEQSGFCVLRVKVRGQRDLMTVIGSAASVSAGESIEAQGAWVNDREHGLQFRADQLRVVPPTTLEGIEKYLGSGMVKGIGPHFARKLVRAFGEAVFDVIETTPERLEELEGIGPKRRERVSSAWAEQKVIREIMVFLQSHGVGTSRAVRIYKTYGDAAVEKVRENPYRLALDIWGIGFKTADAIAQNLGIPRDSLIRAQAGVRHALQVWSEQGHCAAPPEKLVAMAIKLLAIPAGIIEEAIASEQAEENLILDRELLFLTPLYRAEVGCASHMQRLLRGAPPWGQIDPDKALPWVEAQTGLTLAPSQRDAVATMLANKVTIITGGPGVGKTTLVNSLLRILQAKRLSVALAAPTGRAAKRLTETTGIEAKTVHRLLEFDPATFRFKRDSENPLETQLLVIDEASMMDTVLMNQLLRTVPDDAGLLIVGDVDQLPSVGPGAVLADLIGSGAVPTVRLTEIFRQALSSRIIVNAHRINQGEIPLAPAKGETSDFYLIEADNPEDIAAKLYATVTTRIPRGFGFDPVEDIQVLAPMNRGGLGVQAINVELQRLLNPSAEPRVQKFGTTYAPGDKVLQRVNNYDKEVFNGDIGRIATIDPEQSTVTVTFDGRAVEYALGELDELALAYAASIHKSQGSEYPVVVIPLAMQHYQLLERNLLYTAVTRGRKLVVIIAETKALRMAVKRRESQRRVTRLGERLREGVVA; via the coding sequence ATGCAATCTCCTTCACCATCACCTCACGAACGCCTCGCCGGTGCCGTCGAGCGCGTGACATTCCATAGCGAGCAATCCGGCTTCTGTGTCCTGCGGGTCAAGGTCAGGGGTCAGCGCGATCTGATGACGGTGATCGGCAGCGCCGCTTCGGTGTCGGCCGGGGAGTCCATCGAGGCCCAGGGCGCATGGGTCAACGATCGCGAGCACGGGCTGCAGTTTCGTGCCGACCAGCTCCGTGTGGTCCCCCCGACCACGCTCGAAGGCATCGAGAAGTATCTCGGCTCGGGCATGGTCAAGGGCATCGGCCCGCACTTCGCCCGCAAGCTGGTGCGCGCCTTCGGCGAGGCGGTGTTCGACGTCATCGAGACCACGCCCGAGCGCCTCGAAGAGCTGGAGGGCATCGGACCGAAGCGCCGCGAGCGGGTGTCCTCGGCATGGGCCGAGCAAAAGGTCATCCGCGAGATCATGGTCTTCCTGCAATCGCACGGGGTCGGCACCTCGCGGGCGGTGCGCATCTACAAGACCTACGGGGACGCCGCGGTCGAGAAGGTCCGCGAGAATCCCTATCGCCTGGCGCTCGACATCTGGGGCATTGGCTTCAAGACGGCCGATGCGATCGCGCAGAACCTCGGCATCCCCCGCGATTCGCTGATACGCGCGCAAGCGGGAGTGCGCCACGCCCTGCAGGTCTGGTCCGAGCAGGGACATTGCGCGGCCCCGCCCGAGAAGCTGGTGGCGATGGCAATCAAGCTGTTGGCGATCCCGGCGGGGATCATCGAAGAAGCGATCGCGAGCGAGCAGGCCGAGGAAAATCTGATTCTCGACCGGGAGCTTCTCTTCCTGACGCCCTTGTATCGGGCCGAGGTTGGGTGCGCGTCACACATGCAGCGTCTGCTGCGCGGGGCGCCACCCTGGGGGCAGATCGATCCGGACAAGGCCCTGCCCTGGGTCGAGGCGCAAACCGGGCTCACCCTCGCGCCCTCCCAGCGCGACGCAGTCGCGACCATGCTGGCGAACAAGGTGACGATCATCACTGGCGGTCCCGGCGTGGGCAAGACCACCTTGGTCAACAGCCTGCTGCGCATCCTGCAGGCCAAGCGCCTGTCGGTCGCACTGGCCGCGCCGACGGGGCGCGCCGCCAAGCGCCTGACCGAGACCACCGGAATCGAGGCGAAAACGGTCCATCGGTTGCTTGAGTTCGATCCCGCCACCTTTCGCTTCAAGCGCGATTCCGAGAATCCACTGGAGACGCAGCTCCTGGTCATCGACGAGGCGTCGATGATGGACACCGTGCTGATGAACCAGTTGCTGCGTACGGTCCCGGACGATGCGGGTCTGCTGATCGTCGGGGACGTCGACCAGTTGCCCTCGGTCGGCCCCGGCGCGGTGCTGGCCGATCTGATCGGCTCCGGGGCAGTGCCGACGGTGCGGCTGACCGAGATCTTCCGCCAAGCGCTCAGCTCCCGGATCATCGTCAATGCACACCGCATCAACCAAGGCGAGATCCCGCTGGCCCCGGCCAAAGGCGAGACCAGCGATTTCTACCTGATCGAAGCCGATAACCCCGAGGACATCGCCGCCAAGCTCTACGCCACCGTGACCACGCGCATCCCACGCGGCTTCGGCTTCGATCCGGTCGAGGACATCCAGGTACTGGCGCCGATGAACCGCGGCGGACTCGGCGTGCAGGCGATCAATGTGGAGCTGCAACGCCTGCTCAACCCCAGTGCCGAGCCGCGGGTGCAGAAGTTCGGCACGACCTACGCGCCCGGCGACAAGGTCCTGCAGCGTGTCAACAACTACGACAAGGAGGTCTTCAACGGTGACATCGGGCGGATCGCGACCATCGATCCGGAGCAGAGCACGGTGACCGTGACCTTCGATGGGCGGGCCGTGGAGTATGCTCTCGGGGAGCTCGACGAACTGGCGCTGGCCTATGCCGCCAGCATCCACAAGTCCCAGGGCTCGGAGTATCCGGTGGTGGTGATCCCGCTGGCGATGCAGCACTACCAACTGTTGGAGCGCAATCTGCTGTACACGGCCGTGACGCGCGGGCGCAAGTTGGTGGTGATAATCGCAGAGACGAAGGCGCTGCGGATGGCGGTCAAGCGGCGGGAGTCGCAGCGGAGGGTAACGCGGTTGGGGGAGCGGTTGCGGGAGGGGGTTGTGGCATAA